The bacterium genome contains a region encoding:
- the smpB gene encoding SsrA-binding protein SmpB gives MDEPEVKVVARNRRAQRDFEILGSYECGLVLRGSEVKSLRDGTVTLAEAYGRVSGGEVWLHSMHVPPQPSVAKAFAPDPDRPRKLLLHRAEIDRIKARVEQDRLLLIPLSLYFRDGRAKVEMALARRRRKVDRRTILARREAELEARRALSQAAREHDREVR, from the coding sequence ATGGACGAGCCTGAAGTCAAGGTGGTCGCCAGGAACCGGCGCGCCCAGCGGGACTTCGAGATCCTCGGCAGCTATGAGTGCGGGCTGGTGCTGCGGGGCAGCGAGGTGAAGTCGCTGCGCGACGGCACCGTGACCCTGGCCGAGGCGTACGGGCGGGTGTCCGGTGGCGAGGTGTGGCTGCACTCCATGCACGTGCCCCCGCAGCCGAGCGTCGCCAAGGCGTTCGCCCCCGATCCCGACCGGCCGCGCAAGCTGCTGCTGCACCGGGCCGAGATCGACCGCATCAAGGCGCGCGTCGAGCAGGACCGCCTGCTGCTGATACCGCTGTCGCTGTACTTCCGCGACGGCCGGGCGAAGGTGGAGATGGCCCTGGCACGGCGGCGCCGCAAGGTGGACCGGCGGACGATCCTGGCCCGCCGGGAGGCCGAACTGGAGGCCCGCCGGGCCCTCTCGCAGGCAGCCCGCGAGCACGACCGGGAAGTGCGCTGA
- a CDS encoding M67 family metallopeptidase, with amino-acid sequence MLALSRETYDGMLAHAVAGLPNEACGLFAATFGTDNVVAFYPMTNAAASESIYEFDGAEHLAVEKQAEEAGLTVVGVMHSHTASTAYPSPTDVAQASRFDPLGVWHHVIVSLKHPAPALRSYRIVGRIIEEEAVQVLP; translated from the coding sequence GTGCTGGCGTTGAGCCGCGAGACCTACGACGGGATGCTGGCCCACGCGGTGGCGGGGCTGCCGAACGAGGCCTGCGGGCTGTTCGCCGCCACCTTCGGGACCGACAACGTGGTTGCCTTCTACCCGATGACGAACGCCGCCGCCTCCGAGAGCATCTACGAGTTCGACGGCGCCGAGCACCTGGCGGTCGAGAAGCAGGCCGAGGAGGCCGGCCTCACCGTCGTCGGGGTCATGCACTCGCACACCGCCAGCACGGCGTACCCGTCGCCGACCGACGTGGCCCAGGCCAGCCGCTTCGATCCCCTCGGCGTGTGGCATCACGTGATCGTCTCCTTGAAGCACCCGGCGCCGGCACTGCGCAGCTACCGCATCGTCGGCCGGATCATCGAGGAGGAAGCGGTGCAGGTCCTCCCCTGA
- a CDS encoding cysteine synthase family protein gives MGVLASVIDCIGNTPLVDVSVLSPNPAVHILAKLEGQNPGGSVKDRVARSMIEAAEADGALRPDTTILEPSSGNTGIALAFIARLRGYPVKIVLPANVSVERRDLLEIYGAEIIDSPGAEGSNGAVRRAERLAAEHPEWAYLCQYANEANPQAHYATTGPEILADCPDITHFVAGLGTAGTLMGCGRYLKEHKPEVRVYAVEPPAGEKVEGLRSLDDGYIPPVYENWGGNELLDGKRIVRTREALEYTRRLATEASVFAGISSGAALAGACRVAERITSGVIVFVAADGGWKYLSTRAWTDPIDEVVERAERIIYF, from the coding sequence ATGGGTGTCCTCGCCTCCGTCATTGACTGCATCGGCAACACGCCGCTGGTGGACGTCAGCGTGCTCAGCCCCAACCCGGCGGTGCACATCCTCGCCAAACTGGAAGGCCAGAACCCCGGCGGCTCGGTGAAGGACCGAGTAGCCCGGTCGATGATCGAGGCCGCCGAGGCCGACGGCGCGCTGCGGCCGGACACAACCATCCTGGAGCCCTCCTCGGGCAACACCGGCATCGCGTTGGCGTTCATCGCCCGGCTGCGGGGCTACCCCGTGAAGATCGTCCTGCCGGCCAACGTCTCGGTCGAGCGGCGCGACCTGCTGGAGATCTACGGCGCCGAGATCATCGACTCCCCGGGCGCCGAGGGCTCCAACGGGGCGGTGCGCCGGGCCGAGCGCCTTGCCGCTGAGCACCCCGAATGGGCCTACCTCTGCCAGTACGCCAACGAGGCCAACCCGCAGGCGCACTACGCCACCACCGGCCCGGAGATCCTGGCCGACTGCCCCGACATCACCCACTTCGTGGCCGGCCTCGGCACCGCCGGCACGCTCATGGGCTGCGGCCGCTACCTCAAGGAGCACAAGCCCGAGGTGCGGGTCTACGCCGTGGAGCCCCCGGCGGGGGAGAAAGTGGAGGGGCTGCGCAGCCTCGACGACGGCTACATCCCGCCGGTCTACGAGAACTGGGGCGGCAACGAGTTGCTGGACGGCAAACGGATCGTGCGCACCCGCGAGGCGCTGGAGTACACGCGCCGCCTGGCGACCGAGGCCTCGGTGTTCGCCGGGATCTCCAGCGGGGCCGCCCTGGCCGGGGCCTGCCGGGTGGCCGAGCGCATCACCTCCGGGGTGATCGTCTTCGTGGCCGCCGACGGCGGCTGGAAGTACCTCTCGACGCGGGCCTGGACCGACCCCATCGACGAGGTCGTGGAGCGCGCCGAGCGCATCATCTACTTCTGA